Proteins from a single region of Carassius carassius chromosome 25, fCarCar2.1, whole genome shotgun sequence:
- the LOC132103909 gene encoding leucine-rich repeat-containing protein 3B-like, which produces MTPLDLWLSRSIPMCLLLQSLVLMVLCFPSASTCPKGCTCQRSESPPHGLNVSCSLSRLKEIPPDVPLDTQLLQLDRNHISLVPDRIFHGLRMLRRLNLSHNAVETLGEGAFVGLEGSLEVLDLSHNRITSVHKDAFARLKARVMVDNNPWHCDCALQQALGGMAHNHEAATRVLCRSSELRDQEGQPFLAVDADLCNLAKRTTDYAMLVTMFGWFAMVISYVVYYVRQNQEDARRHLEYLKSLPSKPKIPDELEDISTVV; this is translated from the coding sequence ATGACGCCGTTGGACCTGTGGCTTTCGCGCTCCATCCCCATGTGTCTGCTGCTGCAGAGCCTGGTGCTCATGGTCCTGTGCTTTCCGTCTGCCAGCACCTGTCCCAAAGGTTGCACCTGTCAGCGCTCTGAAAGCCCACCGCACGGCCTCAATGTCTCCTGTAGTCTGTCACGCTTGAAGGAGATCCCGCCTGACGTCCCCCTGGACACCCAGCTGCTGCAGCTCGACCGAAACCACATATCTCTAGTGCCCGATCGCATATTTCATGGATTGAGGATGCTTCGGAGGCTCAATCTCTCCCATAATGCTGTGGAAACCCTCGGCGAGGGGGCGTTTGTCGGTTTGGAGGGCTCTCTGGAAGTGCTGGACCTTTCCCACAACCGAATCACTAGCGTGCACAAGGACGCATTCGCACGGTTGAAGGCACGTGTGATGGTGGACAACAACCCTTGGCATTGCGACTGTGCCCTGCAGCAGGCGCTGGGTGGCATGGCGCACAACCATGAGGCCGCCACGCGCGTGCTGTGCCGTAGTTCAGAGCTGAGGGACCAAGAGGGCCAGCCTTTCCTTGCCGTAGATGCGGACTTGTGCAACCTGGCCAAGCGGACCACCGACTACGCCATGTTGGTGACCATGTTTGGCTGGTTCGCAATGGTTATTTCTTATGTTGTGTACTATGTACGGCAGAACCAAGAAGACGCAAGACGACACCTTGAGTACCTGAAATCGCTTCCCAGCAAGCCCAAGATACCGGACGAACTGGAGGACATCAGCACGGTTGTGTGA